From a single Mycolicibacterium moriokaense genomic region:
- a CDS encoding ferredoxin, with protein MSGGAMHITVDYTLCEGHGQCLMAAPDVFDLPDGSEQVQVTVPSSWESEYDAVLRAVAMCPAQALRVCE; from the coding sequence ATGAGTGGAGGAGCCATGCACATCACCGTCGACTACACGCTGTGTGAAGGCCATGGCCAGTGTCTGATGGCCGCACCCGATGTGTTCGATCTGCCCGACGGATCCGAGCAGGTTCAGGTGACCGTTCCGTCTTCCTGGGAATCGGAGTACGACGCGGTCCTGCGCGCCGTCGCGATGTGCCCGGCGCAGGCCCTGCGGGTGTGCGAATAG
- a CDS encoding FAD-linked oxidase C-terminal domain-containing protein produces MSTPTRQATNLDSAATERFTAAVAGHAEIVTDETVLTDRGHDFWGVGGTADLLLRPHNRDEIAAIMRIASEYGVAIVPRGGASNCSGGMMPERGRVLLDLSGLNQIIDVDVAGRRARVEAGVINSDLQDVLAPHGLCFSPDPVSAHLATVGGNLIENAGGPHALKYGVTYNHILAAEVVLPDGSTVTFSVDDDGPDLLGVIIGSEGTLGIVTEVTVALRPIAPVTHSLMGAFASAREAADTISAIIATGVVPSAVEWLDRDGIAGLQQFYDTGYPLDADSIVLIDVDGTAAEVARDQAIVERVLREHATEVRVAEADKDRAALWYGRLHAPDSVVASGKGFFIGDVTVPRDRIPEMQQAIQATAERHKDGLLFIAVCGHAGDGDLHPTTFYDKDNPKAAAALKAANDEIIAAALKLGGTITGEHGVGTEKVAFMTQRFTPVEIAAQRAIKAVFDPAGLLNPGVMLPEVSPAEPDVHRFGAAVRDALTGKLTTDTGAPLTSGGNTDIAVNLGNLSLVVGAEATLDEIRSHLDEQGVVCVAVPATGGERTIGELVATATGDERIEVRHALLGADVTLIDGDTPARFGAETMKDVAGYDTKRLYIGGHGAFGALTNLIFKIKVKA; encoded by the coding sequence ATGTCCACTCCCACTAGGCAAGCCACCAACCTCGACAGCGCCGCGACCGAGCGGTTCACCGCAGCGGTCGCCGGCCACGCCGAGATCGTCACCGACGAGACGGTGCTGACCGATCGCGGTCACGACTTCTGGGGTGTGGGCGGCACGGCGGATCTTCTATTGCGCCCGCACAACCGCGACGAGATCGCCGCGATCATGCGGATCGCCTCCGAGTACGGCGTCGCCATCGTTCCGCGGGGCGGGGCGTCGAACTGCTCCGGCGGAATGATGCCCGAGCGCGGACGGGTGCTGCTGGACCTCTCGGGTTTGAATCAGATCATCGACGTCGACGTGGCGGGCCGGCGCGCACGGGTGGAGGCCGGGGTCATCAACTCCGACCTGCAGGACGTGCTGGCCCCGCACGGGTTGTGCTTCTCCCCCGATCCGGTGTCGGCGCATCTGGCCACCGTGGGCGGCAACCTCATCGAAAACGCCGGTGGCCCACACGCATTGAAGTACGGCGTCACCTACAACCACATCCTGGCCGCGGAGGTCGTGCTGCCCGACGGATCCACCGTCACCTTCAGCGTCGACGACGACGGCCCGGATCTGCTGGGGGTCATCATCGGCTCGGAGGGCACACTCGGCATCGTCACCGAAGTGACGGTGGCGCTGCGTCCGATCGCGCCGGTGACCCACAGCCTGATGGGTGCGTTCGCCTCCGCGCGCGAGGCCGCCGACACCATCTCCGCGATCATCGCCACCGGCGTGGTGCCCTCGGCGGTGGAATGGCTGGACCGCGACGGCATCGCCGGGCTGCAACAGTTCTACGACACCGGCTACCCGCTGGATGCCGATTCCATCGTGCTCATCGATGTCGACGGCACCGCCGCCGAGGTCGCTCGCGATCAGGCGATCGTCGAACGCGTGCTGCGCGAGCACGCCACCGAGGTCCGCGTCGCCGAGGCCGACAAGGACCGCGCCGCGCTGTGGTACGGCCGGTTGCATGCTCCCGACTCGGTGGTGGCCAGCGGCAAGGGCTTCTTCATCGGCGATGTCACCGTGCCGCGGGACCGCATCCCCGAGATGCAGCAAGCCATCCAGGCCACCGCCGAACGGCACAAGGACGGGCTGCTGTTCATCGCGGTGTGCGGACACGCCGGCGATGGGGATCTGCATCCCACCACGTTCTACGACAAGGACAACCCCAAGGCCGCGGCGGCGTTGAAAGCCGCCAACGACGAGATCATCGCCGCGGCTTTGAAATTGGGCGGCACCATCACCGGCGAGCACGGGGTGGGTACGGAAAAGGTCGCGTTCATGACCCAGCGGTTCACCCCGGTCGAGATCGCCGCGCAGCGCGCCATCAAGGCGGTGTTCGATCCCGCCGGTCTGCTCAACCCCGGCGTCATGCTGCCCGAGGTCTCACCGGCCGAACCCGACGTGCACCGGTTCGGCGCCGCCGTGCGCGACGCGCTGACCGGGAAGCTGACAACCGATACCGGCGCACCGCTGACTTCCGGCGGGAACACCGACATCGCGGTCAACCTCGGCAACCTCAGCCTGGTGGTCGGTGCGGAGGCGACGCTCGACGAGATTCGGAGTCATCTCGACGAGCAGGGCGTCGTCTGTGTCGCTGTCCCGGCGACCGGCGGCGAGCGGACCATCGGCGAGCTCGTGGCCACCGCCACCGGTGACGAACGCATCGAGGTGCGTCATGCCCTGCTGGGAGCCGACGTCACCCTGATCGACGGCGACACCCCCGCCCGCTTCGGCGCCGAAACCATGAAGGACGTCGCGGGTTACGACACCAAACGCCTCTACATCGGCGGCCATGGCGCCTTCGGTGCACTCACCAACCTGATCTTCAAGATCAAGGTCAAGGCCTGA
- a CDS encoding response regulator: protein MQKRPFVIVIVDDHELFAEGLELLLTRDWREQFVIGGRTTFVEEAADLVGSCDADLAIVDLTMPPLGGVAAIRHIKTRHPNTRILALSGTGDLELAEDALRAGADGFLSKSVRPEALVGPLQAIAAGLRVLDPGLLEKLLTSTRKPDASLLESLTPADIKLWTLLSSGMETAEIAERIVVSERTAKRMVASLLNKLGVGNRVAAAALAGRSGLLDDLPEH, encoded by the coding sequence GTGCAGAAGCGGCCGTTCGTCATCGTCATCGTCGATGACCATGAGCTCTTCGCCGAGGGATTGGAGCTGTTGCTCACCCGCGATTGGCGTGAGCAGTTCGTCATCGGCGGGCGCACGACGTTCGTCGAAGAGGCCGCGGATCTGGTCGGCTCCTGCGATGCGGATCTGGCGATCGTCGATCTGACCATGCCGCCGCTGGGCGGGGTCGCCGCAATTCGCCACATCAAGACCCGGCACCCGAACACCCGCATCCTGGCGCTGTCCGGCACCGGCGATCTGGAACTGGCCGAGGACGCGCTGCGCGCGGGGGCCGACGGCTTTCTGTCGAAGTCGGTGCGCCCGGAGGCGCTCGTCGGTCCCCTGCAGGCCATCGCCGCGGGGCTGCGCGTGTTGGACCCCGGCCTGCTCGAGAAGCTGCTGACCAGCACACGTAAACCCGATGCCAGCCTGCTGGAGTCGTTGACGCCGGCGGACATCAAACTCTGGACGCTGCTGTCGTCGGGGATGGAGACAGCCGAGATCGCCGAACGGATCGTGGTCTCGGAGCGCACCGCCAAACGCATGGTGGCATCGCTGCTGAACAAGCTGGGTGTGGGCAACCGGGTCGCGGCCGCCGCGCTCGCCGGCCGCAGCGGACTGCTCGACGACCTGCCCGAACACTGA